cGGCGGGGGGGGCGGATTTCTTACTGGTCAGGGTCACTAAGGGTGGTCTTGGGGCTACTcttcggcgggagatgaagagagggaAGACGCCGGGGAGAACCGGTTGCCGGTCACGACCCGGCGGGAGGCCCGTCTGCTCGGGGTGGATTGCGAGCGGCGCTCGGGAGTTGTCGTGCGCGCTCACGCTGCCCGAGGGGCAGAGAAGTTCGCGACGAGCTCCCAACCTGCGCACCTCTGACTGcttaattaaaatgggcccttttctgttCGTTATTCTTCCgtgaccctttagttaagattcatgaATATAACTCCTTCAATCGTACGCACAGCGCTGTCTAGTGTTTCCTGGCccctgagttgtaacagggcgGCAGATTATACAGCTGCTTGGATTATTGGCGTTAATCAACTGAATTGGAGGCTGTGTTCGGAGGGAATAGGCGCCTGCAGTTTATTTTGCGTGATCAGTTTAATTAGATCCTGCAGGCTGCTGGTTGCGGGTAGATACGCCAGCCGTTGTCGGGTTAGATTCCGGAGACGGTCCGCCGGTTGGTTGCGACAAATTGCTGGTGTCCCGAGATACGGAATCTCtaagtttagtcatagtcatactttattgatcccgggggaaattggtttccgttacagttgcaccataaataataaatagtaatagaagcataaatagttaaatagtaatatgtaaattatgccaggaaataagtccaggaccagcctattggctcagggtgtctgaccctccaagggaggagttgtaaagtttgatggccacaggcaggaatgaaatttaaacatgacatctcatcacgtaaccattgggcgCGGCTAGGAGGggccgcatctttccatttacAAATCTTCGGGAGcgagatttacagacttcaattccTGAGGAAACTCGGAATCAAAATTTTTTAATTGGTCAACacctcatcgttatgtgcccgtcactctctccttcaatttaaagtggtcctcagggcccacatgactaaggataagttgtCACGTTTTTCCTTagatatatctccgtattgtgatCGATGAAATAacggagaagcttcactcattcatatgttttggacatgcccgaatcttgaaaaatattggaaagcagTATTTCAAACGTTCTCAATACTTTTAAAAGTAAATTTCAAgtctaatcctttgactgcttggTTTGGTATCGTTGGAGGAAAGaatattattttggagccataaaactggactggtcaaagaacactgaggctgtctacaagaagggtcagagccgtctctatttcctgaggagactgaggtcctttaacatctgctggacgatgctgaggatgtcctacgagtctgtggtggccagtgcgatcatgtttgctgttgtgtgctggggcagcaggctgagggtggcagacaccaacagaattaacaaactcattcgtaaggccagtgatgttgtggggatggaactggactctctcacggtggtgtctgaaaagaggatgctgtctaagttgcatgccatcttggacaatgtctcccatccactacataatgtactgggtgggcacaggagtacattcagccagagactcattccaccgagacgcagcacagagcgtcataggaagtcattcttgcctctggccatcaaactttacaactcctcccttggagggtcagacaccctgagtcaataggctggtcctggacttatttcatggaataatttacatattactatttaactatttatggttttatattgctatatttatactctattcttggttggtgcaactgtaacgaaacccaatttccctcgggatcaataacgtatgtctatctatctatctgattTGTACATTTTGGTTTTTATGTCTCTTTTGGCAGAAGGACGCTTTTGCTTAAGTGGAAAGACTATTAAGTTTAAATCGACTCTGTGGATGGTTCGCTTTCATTTTATTGAGAGAGGACGGTGAGGAGTCGTTTCTTCGCCCTACTCGTCGTCCTCCCACTGCCCATTCTCCGCCATCACCTCCCGCAGCCAGTCGGCGTACTTCCCCAGCTGAGTGTACACGCCGTAGCTCCCGCACTGCAGGGGCCCGAAGGAGACGATCCCGCGGGCCACGCACCGGTCGCCGGAGCCCAGGAAGACGTAGGCCCCGCCGGCGTCGCCCTGGCAGGAGTCGGTTCCAGGCAGTCCGGCGCACACCATGTTCTCCGTGAAGACAGGGGACTGGCCTGCGTAGTCGCCCCGCCGGCAGAGGTCCATGTCCACCACCGGGATCCGGGCCGAGAGGAGGTCGTAGGAGCGCCGGGAATTATTCTCCGTCCTGCCCCAGCCCGCGATCAGACCCAGGGTCCCGATTGAGGGTGCCTCGATCTCCCCAGGCCCGGGCAGGCAGAGCGGGGCCACCGTGGGGCCCAACTTCGCCCTCCTCTTCAGCTTCACCAGGGCCACGTCATTGTCGTAGTTCGGGTGTCCCCGGACCTGCTTGCGGTAGCCCGGGTGGAGAAATATCTTCTCGGCCTCCAGCTCCTGGGGCTCCTCCCGCCCCGCGGTCCGAAGGTTGGTGACCCCGGCGATGATCAGGGGCCGGAGCGCCGTCTCGACGACGTGGGCGGCGGTCAGCACCCAGCCGTCGCTCAGCAGCGCCCCGCCGCCCGCCATGGAGCGCAGCCGCAGGCGGACCTGCCACGGGATCTGGCCCGGCCGTGCGAGGGAGCCGCCGAAGATGCGGCCCGTGCCCGAGAGGACGTGGCAGGGCCCGCAgactgggagggagggagggcgagggccAAGAGATGGGGGCCACGGTGGAGGGTGGTGGGAAGGGgcggagggagagaaggaggcgggagggacagagagagagagagaggacggcGGAAGGGGTAGGGAGGGACAGAAGGAACGGCGAGAGGGAATGATAGGGAGGTAAACGAACGGGAGAGTGGAAGGAGAGGAAATTGGTAGACGGAGAGAGGGGCAGcggaggtgggggtgggaaggaagggaaggagagggggtcGGGGAAAAGTGAGAGTGATTGATCGAGGCAGAGGAGAGAGGAGGCGCCAGGGAGGGAGAGCGAGTGGGGATGAGGGGTAGGGTGGAATTTCAGAGGGGAGGGGACAGCGTGCCGACGCAGGAAGGGGGAAGGGCAAGTGCGGGGgaggaaggaggggagaggggcgCGGGGGGCGGATAGAGAAGCCGGGGATGGGAGGTGGGGGGCGAACGAGAGCGCAAGGGGGGGGGCGGGTAGAGGGGACGGTCAGGTGGGCGAGCGCAGAGCAGGGGCCGGGAGAGAGacagtgggggtgggaggggggggggtgtagCGCCGAGGGCGagcagagaaggtgggggggggggggggagcgagaCGGCGGAAAGGAGAAAAGGAGAGGACGAGGGGGCAAGGGGCCGGGGTGGAAgaggttggagggagagggggaggaagatGAACGGGGTACGTGGAGGCCAGGAGCGATGGGGAGGGGGGAACGCAAATAAATACATGGcggagagggatggacagagcgcgcaagagagagagagagagagaggcagggtaAGAGGTGACCGGAATGAAGTGATAGACGGAGAGGGGTAATAAAGGTGGCGGGGGGGCGGAGAtaaagggagagagggacagggcggaggagaggaggtgaatttGGGGAGAAGCAAAGCGTGGAGGGCGAGGGGAAAGGACagagaaaacagcgataaagggaaaggggaaagagggGCAACGggaaggggtgaaggggagagacagagaatgagaagGTCACGACACGAGCTTCGGCTGGACCGAGACAAACATACGCGTCAAAGGTGAGAGCGTGTTACACGGTCAGTGATTGGGTAGTGTTGATGTTCAGGGTGTTACACGGTCAGTGATTGGGTAGTGTTGATGTTCAGGGTGTTACACGGTCAGTGATTGGGTAGTGTTGATGTTCAGGGTGTCACACGGTGAGTGATTGGGTAGTCTTGATGTTCAGGGTGTTATGCGATCCCAGTGATTGGGTAGTGTTGATGTTCAGGGTGTTACACCCACAGTGATTGGGTAGTGTTGATGTTCAGGGCGTTACACGGTGAGTGATTGGGTAGTGTTGATGTTCAGGGTGTTACACGGTCAGTGATTGGGTAATGTTGATATTCAGGGTGTTACACCCACAGTGATTGGGTAATGTTGATATTCAGGGTGTTACATGGTCAGTGATTGGGTAGTGTTGATGTTCAGGGTGTTACACGGACAGTGATTGGGTAATGTTGATATTCAGGGTGTTACACCCACAGTGATTGGGTAATGTTGATATTCAGGGTGTTACACCCACAGTGATTGGGTAATGTTGATATTCAGGGTGTTACATGGTCAGTGATTGGGTAGTGTTGATGTTCAGGGTGCCACACTGTCAGTGATTGGGTAGTATTGATGTTCAGGGTGTTACACGGTGAGTGATTGGGTAGTCTTGATGTTCAGGGTGTTATGCGATCCCAGTGATTGGGTAGTGTTGATGTTCAGGGTGTTACACGGTCAGTGATTGGATAGTGTTGATGTTCAGGGCGTTACACGGTGAGTGATTGGGTAATGTTGATATTCAGGGTGTTACACCCACAGTGATTGGGTAGTGTTGATGTTCAGGGTGTTACACCCACAGTGATTGGGTAGTGTTGATGTTCAGGGCGTTACACGGTGAGTGATTGGGTGGTGTTGATGTTCAGGGTGTTACACGGTCAGTGATTGGGTAATGTTGATATTCAGGGTGTTACACCCACAGTGATTGGGTAATGTTGATATTCAGGGTGTTACATGGTCAGTGATTGGGTAGTGTTGATGTTCAGGGTGTTACACGGACAGTGATTGGGTAATGTTGATATTCAGGGTGTTACACGGACAGTGATTGGGTAATGTTGATATTCAGGGTGTTACAAGGTCAGCGACTGAGTAGTGTTGATGTTCAGGGTGTTACACGGTGAGTGATTGGGTAGTGTTGATATTTAGAGTGTTACACGATCAGTGATTGGGTAGTGTCTATGTTCAGGGTGTTACACGGTGAGTGATTGGGTAGTGTTGATGTTCAGGGTGTCACACGGTCAGTGATTGGGTAGTATTGATGTTCAGGATGTTACACAGTCAGTGATTGGGCAGTGTCGATGTTCAGGGCGTTACACGGTGAGTGGTTGGGTAGTCTTGATGTTCAGGGTGTTACACGGACAGTGATTGGGTAGTGTTGATGTTCAGGGTGTCACACGGTCAGTGATTGGGTAATGTTGATATTCAGGGTGTTACACGGTCAGTGATTGGGTAGTGTCGATTTAGAGTGTTACACGGTCAGTTACAAACGGGACGGCCACAAATTGTCAAAAGTTTCGGCACCTGGCGTGCATTTCGGCATCGTTGCCTCCCCGCTCTCAACGGCGATCCACTCTGCGCTGGCCGAGCATTCAAACTCCTCTGCGGGGGAGatgggatggtggggagagagagagatagagacgaTAAAGAAAGGAGGCACCTGAGCTGGAGAAAGCAGTGTTTCCAACGCTACGCCAGCAATCCCGGACCACTTCCGCCGGGAGAACCGGAGCCCTGCTGACCGGCCGACGGGGCCGACGAGACCGTACGCGCCGTCTCCCGATAAAAAAAAAGCAGGCACACTTCTCCGACCCCCACCGCCCAGTCCCCAGCCGCCAAACAAAAATTAGCCTGCTCTTATCGGGAGACGTCGCTCTAGTTTCGCTGGCGAGTTGCAGACGACTGAAGGCAGAGTTATataagactcccccccccccgcacacacacacacacacaccccaccccacATACTCTACAAAGCACGTAACGTATACTGTCTGCGCACAATGAACCCAGCTCTGCTAGCCATGGCAAGCAGGTATTCACGACTGCCCTGCTGATGAATTTAGCTGGTCGACGAGTCCCCTCTTGAATAGATTCTGTAGACTGTTTTGAGGGGCCAAAGTTTTTGAAAGATGCTGGAAAGATCAAGGCCGCAGCATTGCCGGAACTCACGGGGTGGCAGGCGGCGGGCCGATCCGAGGGCGAGGTGCGGGCCGAGGCCTGACCGATTCAAGGCACTGGAGCCCCCCTCTCCACCCCGGCGGGGCCGGAACGGGGGTCGGCGCGTTCCGGGGCCGCCGAGAGAGCGCGTCGGGGCGGCGGGGCCTGAGATGCAGCCGGTTCAAGACACGGTACAGGTTGAGttcagctctgcgctgaactgaggcggTGGCCTGCAACTACCGGGCTCCTGGGGTGGTTGTTGTCTCACTATCGCAAACTTTCAGTTCTGAATGTGttactgtttgcacgatttgattcttttttattttgttttttttttcctctccacaCTGAgacatccttttttaaaacgGGTTTTGCGGCTGTCTGGAGCAATATTCAAGAACAAAAATGCACCAATTAAAATAGATTCTGCGGACTGTCAGAGGCGGAGCCTTGTTTAAACAGATATTTTCACAAAATGCTGTCATTTGATAAATACCGCAGGGCGTGTATAAGACattaagatttaggagcagaagtaggccattcagccaatcgagtctgctccgccattccataatgggctgatccaattcttccagtcttccccactcccctgctttctccccgcaccctttgatgccctagctaatctatctctctctgctttaaatacaccagatgacttcacctccacagccgctcgtggctacaaattccacagatttacctccCTCCAACTAAcgtaatttctccccatctcagttctaaatggacgtccttcaatcatgaagtcgtgccctcttgtcctggactccactaccatgggaaataactttgccatgtctaatctgttcaggtcttttaacattcggaatgtttctatgagattacCCCCTCCCCTCGGCATTctgctgaactccagggaatacagcccaagagctctCTCTCTACTCTCCAATGACAGTAGATATGGAGATTTGGAACAAGTGGATTCGGTGGACTATAGGAAGAGGCCCGGCGAGGGAGCAGCTGAAACGACAGCCGCGAAGGGTCCCGTTCTGACCTCCGGCGGAGGGAGACAGGCTTACCGGCGCCCTCCAGGGCGTAATAGGGCTCTTCACAGCTGTACTTGACGCGGCTTTGCAGGAGAGTGGAGGTAAAATTCGTCGCTCCGTTCCTGAGGCGCCGGGGAGCCCCACAGTCCACGCCTGTAgggcagaggggagggcggtTATTAGGGGTTGGGGTCGTCGTAGGAATTGGGCGATAGGAGTTGCGAGCCCCACGTTCCGTCCCTGTGAtaccccgtctccgtcacccctccctacCCTATAACTCGAAGTCTcggtcaccccctccctcccctacacccctccccgtctccgtcaccccctccctcccctacacccctccccgtctccgtcaccccctccctcccctacaccccttctcgtctccgtcaccccctccctcccctacactcctccccgtctccgtcaacccctccctccccgtctccgtcaccccctccctcccctacaccccttccccgtctccgtcatcccctccctcccctacaccacttccccgtctccgtcaccccctccctcccctacacccctccccgtctccgtcacccctccctcccctacacccctccccgtctccgtcacccactCCCACACCTATACCCCTACCCCGTCTCCATCATCCCCTCtctgccctacactcctccctgtctccgtcaccccttcccacccctacacccctccccgtttccgtcaccccctccctcctctacaccccttccccgtctccgtcaccccctccctcccctacacccctccccatctccctcaccccctccctctcctacacccctccccgtctccgtcacctcctccctcccctacacccctccccgtctccatcacccactcccacACCTATACccttccccgtctccgtcaccccctccctcccctacaccccttccccgtctccgtcaccccctccctcccctacacccctccccgtctccgtcacccctccctcccctacacccctccccgtctccgtcacccactCCCACACCTATACCCTACCCCGTCTCCATCATCCCCTCTCTGCCCTAcactccctccctgtctccgtcaccccttcccacccctacacccctccccgtttccgtcaccccctccctcctctacaccccttccccgtctccgtcaccccctccctcccctacacccctccccatctccctcaccccctccctctcctacacccctccccatctccgtcacctcctccctcccctacacccctccccgtctccatcacccactcccacACCTATACccttccccgtctccgtcaccccctccctcccctacaccccttccccgtctccgtcaccccctccctcccctacaccacttccccgtctccgtcaccccctccctcccctacacccctccccgtctccgtcacccctccctcccctacacccctccccgtctccgtcacccactCCCACACCTATACCCTACCCCGTCTCCATCATCCCCTCtctgccctacactcctccctgtctccgtcaccccttcccacccctacacccctccccgtttccgtcaccccctccctcctctacaccccttccccgtctccgtcaccccctccctcccctacacccctccccatctccctcaccccctccctctcctacacccctccccgtctccgtcacctcctccctcccctacacccctccccgtctccatcacccactcccacACCTATACccttccccgtctccgtcacccctccctcccctacaatccccagtctccgtcaccccctccctcctcgaCAATCCTCCGCATCTCCGTcatcccctcctacccctcctcctctctcccaccgtGCACCCCTCCCGCCCCGTGGCGCTGCCTCGTCCTTTTACACCTAGGCTAACCATTATCTCCACCTTCGCTGCCTccgctctcacactctccctctctctcccactctctcacccactctcccccctctgtctctgtctctctctctcgcactctcaccccctctctctctctctcgctctctgtgTCATATCCCCTCCTCGCCTGGTAGCCTCTCTAAAgaggcactctctctctctcatcaccattcgcccccccacccccagagcgctccctcctcaccgcgcCCTAGCTGTACCGAcggtcctctctctccccccccccccccccccactgtgatGCTTCCTCCTCATAGTCCAACCTCTCTCACACTGAGCTCCGGTCTCGCCTGTGCCCCgtgtcctgtgcagtgccccctctTTCTCTGGTGGCGACCCCTCCCCGTCGCCATGCCTCTTTCTATCGCGCCCTTCTCACCATTTAGCCTCCCGCTTCGACTTCCCTCTCCCGTCAACAGATTCCTCTCCTTCCCGTCGCGCTCCATCCTCCCTGTACCGCCAGACGCTCCTTCCATCGGCGGCTCTCCCGGCCTCCGCGCCGTAGGCAGCCCTGAACCAATCTCACCGGCTCGCCTGCGATGCTCCACTCCCTCGCCAGCGTGACCTCCCTCCTCGCCACACGCCGACTCCCTGCCGTCCAAATCCCTCCCCGCCTCCGCCATCCCTCCGTTCGCCCTCCTCGCCCCTTCCTCGCCTCTCCCGACGAAACCTTCCCTCTTCGCCGCCCCTACACCCTCGCGCCTCCGCATTCCTCCTCGCGGTCACCACCCCGACCCACTTCCTCCTCACCGAAAGCCCTCCCtcctcgtccctcttccctcttcggTTCGCTCCCGCCCCCTTCCGTCCCCCATCCCCAACGCCCCCTCGCCGCTCTCCGTCCCTCCTCGCCCACCCTCCCTCTTTGCCTTCACTCCCGCCCCTCCCTGATCCCAACCCTCTCGccgctccctccctccatcctccagacaccccccaccctccctcctctaTCCCTACACCCtcgacccctccccacccccagatTCTCACCCCCGCAGCTGACGCCGTCCTCCAGCAAGCGGTACCCGACGCCGCAGGTACAAAGGAAGCCGCCGATGTAGTTAACGCAGAACTGGCCGCAGGGCCTGCCTTCCGCGCACTCGTCGATATCTGGGGGGAGAGGCCGATACTTGAGGGGAGGGGTCAGGAGGCCagaggagaggggtgggggagaggggaggggggcgactgaggcgaagcgaggcgacgagggaggggaggggagaaaagatggggaagaaatggcGAGAAAGGAGGGGCGAGGGGAAGAGGGGGTCggagaggggaggggtagagaaaaaggggggaagagagggcgagagaggggaaaggggagaggagtgggaggaaggtggggggagagagagagaggggctgaaAGAGAGCGGAAGAGAGCCAGCAGAgtggagtgggaggggagagagaaagggcgagggggggggggttgagaaaggaaggaggagaagatggtggcgccaCGCAgactcgcagcggccactccggtggtgatgtctgttatctgtcaagtagggtgccgtgcacaaccctgatttgatggagacggacgtgagagcactggggaacatctggtgaaacttctgaaatgcctgtctcgctgccgctgctactgtgcggtcgggaatctccggaggggaaggccccgagtcctcggctttgcctgttgcccgGCGGCCGGGAAGagccgaagcgctcggcagaggatggtgctcagagaggctgcatcggaagctcgaagttttagacggactcagagtcggctgcagtcgggtgcttccagtgcatcggcaagttggcggcgctgggaggctcatggtggggagagtttctcccttctgccgtctgcatgagatgatgaggctatcaggacttcgagactttttttttaccgtgcccatggtctgctccttatcaaattacggtattgctttgcaccgttgtaactacatgttataattatgtggttttgtcagttttagtcttggtttgtcctgtgtttctgtgatatcattctggaggaacgttgtatcattttttaatgcatgcatttctaaatgacaataaacgag
Above is a genomic segment from Mobula birostris isolate sMobBir1 unplaced genomic scaffold, sMobBir1.hap1 scaffold_2139, whole genome shotgun sequence containing:
- the LOC140192685 gene encoding complement C1s subcomponent-like, with the protein product APLPSPPPLSSGLLTPPLKYRPLPPDIDECAEGRPCGQFCVNYIGGFLCTCGVGYRLLEDGVSCGGVDCGAPRRLRNGATNFTSTLLQSRVKYSCEEPYYALEGAEEFECSASAEWIAVESGEATMPKCTPVCGPCHVLSGTGRIFGGSLARPGQIPWQVRLRLRSMAGGGALLSDGWVLTAAHVVETALRPLIIAGVTNLRTAGREEPQELEAEKIFLHPGYRKQVRGHPNYDNDVALVKLKRRAKLGPTVAPLCLPGPGEIEAPSIGTLGLIAGWGRTENNSRRSYDLLSARIPVVDMDLCRRGDYAGQSPVFTENMVCAGLPGTDSCQGDAGGAYVFLGSGDRCVARGIVSFGPLQCGSYGVYTQLGKYADWLREVMAENGQWEDDE